In Xanthomonas fragariae, the genomic window ATGGCAGGCGTAATGCGGGGGACCCGCGATTATCGCACGGCTACGAGCGCTGCCATGTCGCAGCGGCGCGGTACCTGGGCGTGCAACTGACTTCTTCTACTCGCGGATCCAGGTCTGGGTACGTCCCAGCGCCTCGATGCCCACATAGCCGCGCATCTGCAGCTTCTTGCCGCCGTTGGTCAGGGTAACCTTGGCCTTGTAGGTCTTGCCTTTGGCCGGGTCGAGCACCGAGCCGCCGCTCCATACGGCAGTGCCGTCGGGCTTGAGGCCCCACAGGATGGTCATGCCCTTGATCGGCTTGCCCTTGAGCGCGCCGTCGCACGTGTCGCACACCGGGTTCGGGCCTTTGTCCGATTGCAGGATCTCAACCACTTTGCCGCTGAGCGTGCCGTTGCCGGACTGTTCGATCTGCACCACCGACTTGGGTTTGCCGGTCTCGTCGTCGATGGTCTTCCAACGGCCCACTGGCGAATCGGCGGCCTGGGCCAGCAGCGAGGCGGCGGCCAGCGGCAGGGCCAGAATTATGGTCTTGAAGGTCTTGCGCATGTGACCCCTCCTAGGGCGTGCGGTGGCCACGGTCGGCGGCCTGATCGCGAATGTATAACGTGGAGTATGGCCGCGGAAAGACGCACTGCGTGATGCGTTCATGCCGCACCGCATGCGGCCTGGCAACCGGGATGTGTTGCCCGATGGAGTGCAGGCTGACGTTGGAAGCGTCGTGCCGAACTGTTTGGAGCGCGCGTAATCGCCAGCGACGATCGCCACGTGGTTGATGCCGGCGAGCATCATGAGGCGCTCCGAAGGGGGCGTCGGCAGCAATTTGGACGATGCCAGCGTGCTCGATGGCGGGCAGTGCGCGTAGCGCATGCGCTTGCCATCGTTGGACAGTGCGGCGACGTCAGCGACGCCTGCGGACGCGGCAAGAATCCGGGCAAGCCCAGTGCGGCAATGGCGCGCGCGCGGGTGCGCACAGATGTGCGGCAATGGTGTGGCATGGCGGGGGCAAGCAGCGACGAATCGTGAGGATAACCGTATGCCGATGAGCGGTAGGGCTGCGCCACGGCTCGCCACCACATGGCTGTGCTCGCCTGCGTGGTATGGCAGGATGGTGCGCCACCCATCAGCCACGCCCATGCCCGAGCCGTCGTCCACCGCCGCACCGCAGTTTCAGCGCAGCATGCAGGTGCGTCATCTGGTGATGCTGTCGCTGGGCGGCGTGATCGGCACCGGGTTGTTCTTCAACACCGGTTACATCATCGCCAGCACCGGCGCATTGGGCACGGTGATTGCGTATCTGATCGGCGCACTGGTGGTGTATCTGGTAATGCAGTGCCTGGGTGAGCTGGCGGTGGCGATGCCGCAAACCGGCGCCTTCCATGTCTATGCAGCGCGTTATCTCGGGCCAGCTACCGGGTATGTGGTGGCTTGGTTGTACTGGCTGACCTGGACGGTGGCGTTGGGATCGAGTTTGACTGCCGCCGCGTTCTGCATGCAGTACTGGTTCTCGCACAGCCCGGTGTGGCCGTGGTGCCTGTTGTTCTGCGCGCTGATCTTCGGTTTGAACACGGTGTCGGCGCGCTGGTTTGCCGAGGGCGAATTCTGGTTTTCGTTGATCAAGGTGATCACCATCCTGGTGTTCATCGTGCTGGGAGGTGCGGCGGTGATCGGCGTGCTGCCGTTGGCCGATGGCTCGCCTACCCCCGGGCTGCGTCATTTGCGTGCCGATGGCTGGTTTGCGCAAGGCATGCTGCCGATTCTGATGACGATGGTGGCGGTGAACTTCGCGTTCTCCGGCACCGAATTGATCGGTGTTGCCGCAGGCGAAACCGAGCAGCCGGCGCGCGCGATTCCGTTGGCGATCCGCACCACGCTCGTGCGCTTGGTGGTGATGTTTGTCGGCACCGTGCTGGTGCTGGCCGCGTTGCTGCCCGCCGAGCAAGCGGCGGTGGAGACCAGCCCGTTCGTGCGTGCTTTCGAGCTGTTGGGCATTCCGTATGCGGCTGACATCTTGAATGCAGTGATCCTCACCGCGATCCTGTCTGCGGCCAATTCCGGCCTCTATGCGGCCGCGCGGATGCTGTGGTCGCTGGCCAACGAAGGCACGCTGCCGTCAGGCCTTGCGCGGTTGACCCGCCGCGGCATTCCATTGCCCGCACTGGTACTGAGCATGCTGGGCGGCTTGTTGGCGCTACTCACCGGCGTGTACGCGGCCGATACCGTTTTCGTTGCGATCTCGGCAGTATCCGGCTTCGCGGTGGTAGTGGTGTGGCTTAGCATCTGCGCATCGCATTATTGTTTTCGTCGCCAGCTGCTGCGCGATGGCATCGCGCTGGACACCCTGGCGTATCGCGCGCCGTGGTATCCGTGGACACCGATACTGGGCTTTTCGCTATGTCTGCTGGCGTGCATCGGGCTGGCATTCGATCCGCAGCAGCGCATCGCGCTGTGGTGCGGCATTCCATTTGTGGCGCTGTGCTACGGCGCCCATGCACTCACTCAATGGCTTGCGGCCCGGAGACAGCACGCATGACGATTCTTTCCCGCCAGCCGCGCGCCGATGCGCCCTTCAGTCAGGTTTTGCATAACGGCGGCTACGTGCTGCTCGATGGTGCGCTGGCCACCGAACTGGAGCAACGTGGCTGCGATCTGAACGATGCGCTATGGTCGGCACGCGTGCTGGTTGAGCAGCCGGAGTTGATCTACCAGGTGCATCGCGATTACTTCGCTGCCGGTGCGCAGTGCGCGATTACCGCCAGCTATCAGGCCACGCCGTTGGGCTTCGCTGCGCGCGGGCTGGATCTGGCGCAATCGCACGCCCTTATCGCACGCAGCGTGGCGTTGGCCGCGCAGGCGCGCGCCGATCATTTGCAGGTGCAACCGCAAGCCGCACAGTTGTGGGTGGCCGGCTCGGTCGGGCCGTATGGCGCGTATCTGGCCGATGGCTCGGAATACCGCGGCGACTACGACCTGTCGTTGGCGCAATTGATGGACTTCCATCGCCCGCGCATCGCCGCATTGGCCGAGGCCGGGGTGGATCTATTGGCTTGCGAAACGCTTCCGTCGGCCAATGAGATCGTGGCGTTGCGGTTGTTGCTGGAAGAATTTCCAAAGCTGCATGCGTGGTTTTCTTTCACTGTGCGCGATGCCGCGCATCTGAGCGACGGCACGCCGTTGGCGCAAGTGGTGCCGGCATTGGATGCCTGCGCGCAGGTGATCGCGGTGGGCATCAATTGCATTGCGTTGGACCAGGTCACCGCGGCGCTGCAGACCTTGTCCGCGTTGACCTCACTGCCACTGGTTGCGTATCCGAATTCGGGCGAGCATTACGACGCCAGCGACAAAGGTTGGCATGCAGGCACTACGCCAGCGTGCAGTCTGGCCGAGCAGCATGCGCAGTGGCTGGCGGCAGGTGCGCGACTGATCGGTGGGTGCTGCCGCACCACGCCGCGCGATATCGCCGCGTTAGCGGCTGCGCAGTCGTTTTGATAGCCACTCCTAAGTCGCCTCAGCCCTTCTGCGTTGCGATCCAGTGCTGGATTTTGTCTTGCAGGATATCCAGCGGCACCGAGCCGTCCTTGAGCACTTCGGTGTGGAAGGCGCGCACATCGAAGCGTGGCCCCAACTCGCGTTGCGCCTGCTCACGCAGCTGCGCGATCTTCATCTCGCCGATTTTGTAGGCTAGTGCCTGGCCGGGAATGGCCATGTAGCGGTCGACCTCGGCTTCGGCATCGGCGCGGGTCATGGCCGAGTTGTCCAGCATGTAGTCGATTGCCTGGGCGCGGGTCCAACCCTTGCTGTGCAGGCCGGTGTCGGTTACCAGGCGGATCGAGCGCCACAACGCGTTCTGCAGATAGCCGTAGGTGTTGTATGGGTCTCGATACAGCCCCAGCTCGCGGCCCAGCGATTCGGCGTACAGGCCCCAACCTTCGATATAGGCGGTCTCGCCACCGAGGCGGCGGAACTTGGGCAGGTCGGTCAGTTTCTGCTGCAGCCCGAGTTGATAATGATGGCCGGGAACCGCTTCATGCAGGTACAGGCTCTCGGTCTCCCAGGTCTTGCGCGAGGGCAGGTCGGAGGTGTTGACGTAGAAGATGCCCGGCGTACTGCCATCGCCACTGGGGCGCATGTACGAGGCGCTGGCAGCCGACTGCGCGCGCTGCGGTTCCACCGCATGCACTTCCAGCGCCGGTATGCCATGGGCATTGAACAGACGCGGCACCGCAGCCTGTACGCGCCCCTGCAGACCACGGTAATAGCCCAGCAATTCGGCGTCGCTACGGAACGTGAAGCGCTTGTCGGTCTGCATGAACTTGTAGAACTTGGGCAGGTTGCCGCGGAAGTTGACCTGCCGGGCCAAGGCCTGGATCTCGCCCTGCAGGCGTGCGACCTCGGCCAACCCGATCTGATGCACCTGCTCCGGGCTCATCTCGGAGGTGGTGCTCTGACGCACGTCGTAGGCGTACCACGCCGCGCCGTTGGGCAGTGCGGCCAGGCCATCGCTGTCGCGGCAGGCAGGCAGGTATTGGGTGGCGATGAAGCCGCGCAGCTCCCGATACGCCGGCATGATCCGCATTTCGATCAGCCGTTTGTATTCGGCGGTGAGGCGTTGCTTGTCGGCCTCGGGAATGTCGGCCGGCAGGTTGCGGATCGGCTCCCAGAACAGGCTGTCTTCGGCATTGCGCACGATGATCGCGTCCAGTTGTGTCAGCACCTTCTGCATCAACACCTTCGGCTGCACCACGCGGGCCTGCATGCCGGCGCGCATGTTGGTGATGGCCTGGTCGAACAACTCGGGGATGCCGATCGCGCGGCGCGACCAGTTGTCGTAGTCCTTGACCGTCTTGAACGGCTGCGCGCCGATGCCCGAGCCCAGCACCACCGCGATGCTGGCGATGTTGTAAAACTGGTTCATCGGCAGCATCCAGCTGGGGAACTGCTCGGCCGCCAGCGCGCCGCGCGCATCGCGCACGAAGATCTGGTAGCTGAGCAAGTCCTGGCCGCTCAGGCCCTCCGGCCCCAGCGCCTCGGCCTTGCCCAGCCACAATACGGTGAACTCGTGCGATTGCTGCCGGAACGTCGGCGACAGAAAATTTGGCAGTTGATCGTTGTAGCGGCCCTCGCCCTGTAAGGTAGCCTGCAGCGGATTGAGCTTCAGCGAGGCATCCCAGTACTGGTCGTAGAGCAGGTTGAGCTGCTGCGCCTTAGTCAGCACGACCGGCCCGGCGACCGGGTGTGGCTTGGCGTTGACTGCTTTGCCACCTTTGGCAGGCTTTGAGGCCTTGGCCACAGGCTTGGCGGTCTTCTTGGCTTTACTCGCCTCCGCGTGCGTTTGCGTGGTCTGTGCCTTGCCGGTCTTCTTTTTGGCCGCACCGGCGGGTGTTGCCAGCGACAGGCTCATGATGGCGGCCATGGCCAGGGACAGCAGGCGGGAAAAGCTAAGGGGCATTACTGGTTCCGGAAACAAGCGAGCGGGGAGCTTGCCCGATCCGCACCGTTACGGCCACCCATTTGGGTGATGTTGCGCGCCTGATATTCATCAAGGCAGCAAGGCAAGGATGCGGGGCCGAAGAATGTTGCGGTGCGATCATCTTGCCGCCATGTAGAAGGCCGAATCGACACGCGATACGCAGGTGCCCATCCAGGGCGGGCAGGAGTTCTGGCGCGATCCGGCCTTGCCCTTCGTCGAACGACGCCACGTGGTCAACAGCCGCATGCCTTGGTTCTGCGCCGCATAAGCACCAATAATGGTTCGGTGGGTGCGGCCGATCGCGAAGTGGCCCGCTATCGCAATGGACGTGCGCGTGCACAGGTCACTGCGCAGTCGCTGACCCTGATCAATCCTGGCGAGGTGCATGCCTGCAATCCGGATCCGCAGCAGGATTGGTCGTTCCGCATGCTCTATCTGGGCGCGCATGCTGCAAGCCCATGCCGACCAACAGCAGCAGCGCTACGCAACTGATGGTGGCGCCGATGACATGCCTGTGCGCTGCATGTGCGCCAGAGCTTGCGCCGGTATTCAGTGCGACCAGATCGGCCGGCCTGGGGGAAATCGAGCACACCAAAGCCAAGCGCGCCGTTGCGACAAGATGGTCCATTGCGCGGCGTCCGTTGCAGGGCGCAACAGCATGGCCAGCGCAGCCGCTGCAGGATTGAACGAAATTTCGATGGATGAAGGTTCGCCGCTGAACGTGGCTGAGAGAACGTGGCGTGCAGCATCACAACATGCGAAACGCTCGATCGGAACCGAGGCAGATGAGTGAGATGCTCCGAGCACTGGTTACGCCGCGCTGGGCTAGGAGCGCAGTCGTCTTGCCGGCCACGCTCAGTCCGCGGCCGCTTCCTCGCGCAATTGCTCAGCGCGTTCGGCACCGAGATATGCGCTGATGGCCCGGCGTGCCAGATACAGCAGCGGAATCAATGCGATCGCAAAGCTCATCTTGTAGACGTAGTTGAGCGTGCTAACCGCCAGAAACTGGTCCGTGGACCAATGCTGCGGACCGAGCACGAAGGCGATGTAGATCACCACAAAGCTGTCCACCAACTGCGACACCGTGGTGGAGCCGGTGGCGCGCAGCCACACGTGTTTTTCACCAGTGACGCGGCGGATACGATGGAATACCGAGACATCTATCAGCTGGCCGAACAGAAACGCTACCAGCGAGCCCCCGATCGTCCACAGGCCCTGGCCGAACACCGCAGCGAACGCGGCCTGATAGTCCGGCACGCCCTGGCTCTGTGCTGCAGTGACCCACCAACCTGCCGGTGCCAGCGCGATCGCGGCGAACGCGAACACGAAGCCGTATCCGATCAGCGCCACCGCCACCCAAGAGATGAAACGTACGCCACGGCTGCCGAAGAATTCGTTGATGGTGTCGGTCATGATGAACACCACCGGCCACAGCAGCGTGCCGGCGGTGAAGCTGAGCGAGCCGGTCTGGCCGAACAGATTCCAGTTCAAAGGTGCGATACCAAGCGTGGCTTCCAGCGCAAAAATTTTGACGCCGATGAACTCGGCCAACGCCGCGTTGACGCAGAACAACGCCGCCAGCGCAATGAACAGGCGTACCGCACGATCGTCGAGGATACGCACCTGTGTCATTGCGTCAGCGATCTGCGGTACGGGTGAAGGGAACCGAGTCCGGCGCCACCGCGCCGCCGGAAATGATGAAGCCCATCGCCTGATCCACGCTCCAGTCGGTCGGGGTGAGCAGCTCCACCGGCACGATCTCCAGATAGCCGGAGGTCGGGTTAGGTGTGGTCGGCACATACACCGCCGCCAGCTCGCGGCCGGTGCCTTGTTCCTTGATCACACGGGTAACCAGGCCCACCGACTTCATGTCGCGATGCGGGAAGTCGATCAGCACCACACGCTGGGTGCTACCGGGCTGGGTCTGCAGCATGTCGAGCAACTTGCGCGCGCTGTCGTAGACCACGCTGGCCAGCGGAATGCGCCGCATGATCGCCTCGAACCAGCGCAGCAAACGCTGCCCGATCACACGCCGGCTCAGGATGCCGACGAACACAATCGCGCCGACAGTGGCGATCAGCGAGATGGTGTTCTGCACCCACAGCGCCTTGATCCAGTCCAGATAGCCGGGAAACGAGGCGGCGATGCGCTCGGACAACGGCGCCACCCACGGGCTGCTGATGCCCGACAGCAGCGAGAAAACGAACTTCACCACCACCCAGGTCAACCAGACCGGCAGCAGAGTGAGCAACCCGGTCAAAAAGACGCGTTGCAGGGATGGGCGGGCATGCGGCGTGGGGGATTCGGACATGCGCGCATTGTAGGCACGCGGCGGCGTCCGGTGCATGCCATCGGTAAGCCTTGTTTGCCTGGGAGATGGCAAGGGCGCGTCGATGCTGCGATCCGGTGCACTGGATGCAGTGAGACCAATCCGCGAAGTGCGTGAATGTGCCTCGCCAAGTGAGGTTGGCAGAACGGTTTGGAAAGCTTGCGCTGAGTGGGCTGCGCGCAAGCGTAACGAGTCGCCCCTGAAAAACCCCAACCACCCAACGACCGCAAGGCCTTGATGTCTGCACCGGCGTGCCAGAACTACCAGTGTTCGCTACGCTGAAGGCTGGTTTCTTGCA contains:
- a CDS encoding DUF2147 domain-containing protein → MRKTFKTIILALPLAAASLLAQAADSPVGRWKTIDDETGKPKSVVQIEQSGNGTLSGKVVEILQSDKGPNPVCDTCDGALKGKPIKGMTILWGLKPDGTAVWSGGSVLDPAKGKTYKAKVTLTNGGKKLQMRGYVGIEALGRTQTWIRE
- the mmuP gene encoding S-methylmethionine permease: MPEPSSTAAPQFQRSMQVRHLVMLSLGGVIGTGLFFNTGYIIASTGALGTVIAYLIGALVVYLVMQCLGELAVAMPQTGAFHVYAARYLGPATGYVVAWLYWLTWTVALGSSLTAAAFCMQYWFSHSPVWPWCLLFCALIFGLNTVSARWFAEGEFWFSLIKVITILVFIVLGGAAVIGVLPLADGSPTPGLRHLRADGWFAQGMLPILMTMVAVNFAFSGTELIGVAAGETEQPARAIPLAIRTTLVRLVVMFVGTVLVLAALLPAEQAAVETSPFVRAFELLGIPYAADILNAVILTAILSAANSGLYAAARMLWSLANEGTLPSGLARLTRRGIPLPALVLSMLGGLLALLTGVYAADTVFVAISAVSGFAVVVVWLSICASHYCFRRQLLRDGIALDTLAYRAPWYPWTPILGFSLCLLACIGLAFDPQQRIALWCGIPFVALCYGAHALTQWLAARRQHA
- the mmuM gene encoding homocysteine S-methyltransferase produces the protein MTILSRQPRADAPFSQVLHNGGYVLLDGALATELEQRGCDLNDALWSARVLVEQPELIYQVHRDYFAAGAQCAITASYQATPLGFAARGLDLAQSHALIARSVALAAQARADHLQVQPQAAQLWVAGSVGPYGAYLADGSEYRGDYDLSLAQLMDFHRPRIAALAEAGVDLLACETLPSANEIVALRLLLEEFPKLHAWFSFTVRDAAHLSDGTPLAQVVPALDACAQVIAVGINCIALDQVTAALQTLSALTSLPLVAYPNSGEHYDASDKGWHAGTTPACSLAEQHAQWLAAGARLIGGCCRTTPRDIAALAAAQSF
- a CDS encoding DUF885 family protein produces the protein MPLSFSRLLSLAMAAIMSLSLATPAGAAKKKTGKAQTTQTHAEASKAKKTAKPVAKASKPAKGGKAVNAKPHPVAGPVVLTKAQQLNLLYDQYWDASLKLNPLQATLQGEGRYNDQLPNFLSPTFRQQSHEFTVLWLGKAEALGPEGLSGQDLLSYQIFVRDARGALAAEQFPSWMLPMNQFYNIASIAVVLGSGIGAQPFKTVKDYDNWSRRAIGIPELFDQAITNMRAGMQARVVQPKVLMQKVLTQLDAIIVRNAEDSLFWEPIRNLPADIPEADKQRLTAEYKRLIEMRIMPAYRELRGFIATQYLPACRDSDGLAALPNGAAWYAYDVRQSTTSEMSPEQVHQIGLAEVARLQGEIQALARQVNFRGNLPKFYKFMQTDKRFTFRSDAELLGYYRGLQGRVQAAVPRLFNAHGIPALEVHAVEPQRAQSAASASYMRPSGDGSTPGIFYVNTSDLPSRKTWETESLYLHEAVPGHHYQLGLQQKLTDLPKFRRLGGETAYIEGWGLYAESLGRELGLYRDPYNTYGYLQNALWRSIRLVTDTGLHSKGWTRAQAIDYMLDNSAMTRADAEAEVDRYMAIPGQALAYKIGEMKIAQLREQAQRELGPRFDVRAFHTEVLKDGSVPLDILQDKIQHWIATQKG
- a CDS encoding AraC family ligand binding domain-containing protein, with the protein product MARYRNGRARAQVTAQSLTLINPGEVHACNPDPQQDWSFRMLYLGAHAASPCRPTAAALRN
- a CDS encoding queuosine precursor transporter, translated to MTQVRILDDRAVRLFIALAALFCVNAALAEFIGVKIFALEATLGIAPLNWNLFGQTGSLSFTAGTLLWPVVFIMTDTINEFFGSRGVRFISWVAVALIGYGFVFAFAAIALAPAGWWVTAAQSQGVPDYQAAFAAVFGQGLWTIGGSLVAFLFGQLIDVSVFHRIRRVTGEKHVWLRATGSTTVSQLVDSFVVIYIAFVLGPQHWSTDQFLAVSTLNYVYKMSFAIALIPLLYLARRAISAYLGAERAEQLREEAAAD
- a CDS encoding DUF502 domain-containing protein; protein product: MSESPTPHARPSLQRVFLTGLLTLLPVWLTWVVVKFVFSLLSGISSPWVAPLSERIAASFPGYLDWIKALWVQNTISLIATVGAIVFVGILSRRVIGQRLLRWFEAIMRRIPLASVVYDSARKLLDMLQTQPGSTQRVVLIDFPHRDMKSVGLVTRVIKEQGTGRELAAVYVPTTPNPTSGYLEIVPVELLTPTDWSVDQAMGFIISGGAVAPDSVPFTRTADR